The following are from one region of the Azoarcus sp. PA01 genome:
- a CDS encoding patatin-like phospholipase family protein has translation MAGSLDFPVRPGTRRVALVLQGGGALGAYQVGVFQALDEHGFTPDWVGGTSIGAINGAIIAGNPPGQRLESLKRFWNAVVHEDPVDLRRLPDVVRQTYSYWTAIASMIGGRPHFFSPHPFLPFGVGNAGSADTASFYDTGPLRESLLESLDFEYLNNGSIRFSLGAVHVASGRLRYFDNSLQRIGIEHILASSALPPAFPPVLVDGELYWDGGVYSNTPLDVVLDDYPRVNTLCFMVDLWSACGHEPHSISQTLDRQKDIMYASRSDRNVETYEAMHNLRRVIRELYGQLSEAKRKDPKMRKLAERGCHTTMDIVHLGNRDRGWELASKDIDFSRTAIDERWQLGYADATRVLDRAAWMDPVDPLVGVVVHRMPTLTA, from the coding sequence TTTCCGGTGCGGCCCGGTACCCGGCGCGTCGCCCTGGTGTTACAAGGAGGCGGCGCCTTGGGTGCATACCAGGTGGGGGTGTTTCAGGCGCTCGACGAGCATGGATTCACACCGGATTGGGTGGGCGGCACGTCGATCGGCGCGATCAACGGGGCGATCATCGCCGGCAACCCCCCTGGCCAACGCCTCGAATCTCTGAAGCGTTTCTGGAATGCCGTGGTGCATGAGGATCCAGTCGACTTGCGCAGACTGCCAGACGTCGTGCGCCAGACCTACAGCTACTGGACGGCGATAGCCTCCATGATCGGCGGAAGACCGCATTTCTTCTCACCTCACCCATTCCTGCCGTTCGGCGTCGGCAATGCAGGATCGGCAGATACCGCAAGCTTCTACGATACCGGTCCGTTGCGTGAATCCTTGCTGGAGAGCCTCGATTTCGAGTATCTGAACAACGGATCCATACGTTTCAGCCTCGGAGCGGTGCATGTCGCGAGCGGCCGACTACGCTATTTCGATAATTCACTCCAGCGCATCGGCATCGAGCACATCCTGGCCAGCAGCGCGTTACCCCCGGCCTTTCCTCCCGTACTGGTCGATGGCGAGCTGTACTGGGACGGCGGGGTCTACTCAAACACGCCGCTCGATGTGGTGCTCGACGATTATCCGCGAGTCAATACGCTGTGCTTCATGGTTGACCTGTGGAGCGCGTGCGGTCACGAGCCTCATTCGATCAGCCAGACCCTGGACCGACAGAAGGACATCATGTACGCGAGTCGTTCCGACCGCAACGTAGAGACTTACGAGGCGATGCACAATCTGCGTCGAGTGATTCGCGAGCTTTATGGCCAGTTGTCGGAGGCAAAGCGCAAGGATCCGAAAATGCGAAAGCTCGCGGAACGGGGGTGCCACACGACCATGGACATCGTGCATCTGGGCAACCGGGACCGGGGCTGGGAGCTCGCGAGCAAGGACATCGATTTCTCCCGCACCGCCATCGACGAGCGCTGGCAACTCGGCTACGCCGACGCGACGAGGGTGCTGGATCGGGCGGCGTGGATGGATCCGGTCGATCCGCTGGTCGGCGTGGTCGTGCACCGGATGCCGACCCTCACTGCATGA
- a CDS encoding carboxymuconolactone decarboxylase family protein, translating into MEQQMYPNATQNLAQKRRELAPEIHTAFREFGKRVFSDGALPEKTKQLIAVAVAHVTQCPYCIRGHTELAMQKGATEQELMEAIWVAAEMRAGAAYAHSVIAIDAMHKGEAKASA; encoded by the coding sequence ATGGAACAGCAGATGTATCCGAATGCCACGCAAAATCTAGCGCAAAAGCGAAGGGAACTGGCGCCGGAGATCCACACCGCGTTTCGCGAATTCGGGAAGCGGGTTTTTTCCGACGGCGCCTTGCCGGAGAAGACCAAGCAGCTCATCGCGGTGGCGGTCGCGCATGTCACGCAGTGCCCCTACTGCATCCGCGGCCACACAGAGCTCGCAATGCAAAAAGGCGCGACCGAGCAGGAACTCATGGAAGCGATATGGGTTGCCGCCGAGATGCGTGCCGGGGCAGCGTACGCACACTCGGTTATCGCCATCGACGCGATGCATAAAGGGGAAGCCAAGGCAAGTGCGTGA
- a CDS encoding 3-hydroxybutyrate dehydrogenase, which translates to MKLEGKIAIVTGAASGIGKAIAQRYAREGAKVAIADLDLDAAQAAATEIKSAGGEASGVAMDVTCEDAVNDGVAAVAAVYGGIDILVSNAGIQIVHPVEEFSYADWRKLIAIHVDGAFLTTRACLPHMYRAGRGSVIYMGSVHSKEGSVLKAPYVTAKHGLIGLAKVVAKEGAAHGVRANVICPGFVRTPLVDRQIPEQAQELGISEDDVIKKVMLKETVDGEFTTVDDVAEVALLFAAFPSKALTGQSLVVSHGWFMQ; encoded by the coding sequence ATGAAACTCGAAGGCAAAATCGCGATCGTCACCGGGGCAGCAAGCGGCATCGGCAAGGCCATCGCGCAGCGCTACGCCCGTGAAGGCGCGAAGGTCGCCATCGCCGACCTCGATCTCGATGCCGCGCAGGCGGCCGCCACGGAGATCAAGAGCGCTGGCGGGGAAGCATCCGGCGTGGCGATGGACGTGACCTGCGAAGACGCGGTCAATGACGGCGTGGCAGCGGTGGCCGCCGTCTATGGCGGGATTGACATCCTGGTCAGCAACGCCGGCATCCAAATCGTCCACCCGGTCGAGGAGTTCAGCTACGCCGACTGGAGAAAGCTGATCGCCATCCACGTCGATGGCGCGTTCCTCACCACCCGTGCGTGCTTGCCCCACATGTACCGTGCTGGTCGCGGAAGTGTCATCTACATGGGCTCGGTACACTCCAAGGAAGGTTCAGTACTGAAGGCGCCTTACGTTACCGCAAAACACGGGCTGATCGGACTCGCCAAGGTGGTCGCGAAGGAAGGCGCCGCCCACGGAGTTCGCGCGAACGTCATTTGTCCCGGTTTCGTGCGCACCCCGCTTGTGGATCGTCAAATTCCCGAACAAGCCCAGGAACTCGGTATTTCCGAGGATGACGTCATCAAGAAGGTCATGTTGAAGGAAACGGTCGACGGCGAATTCACCACTGTCGACGATGTCGCCGAGGTAGCGCTCCTGTTCGCCGCGTTCCCCAGCAAGGCACTCACTGGGCAATCGCTGGTGGTGAGTCACGGATGGTTCATGCAGTGA